In the genome of Carnobacterium viridans, one region contains:
- a CDS encoding thymidylate synthase, which translates to MESEYLNLGKKVLEDGHVKTDRTGTGTKSLFGYQMRYDLQKGFPLLTTKRVPFGLIKSELLWFIKGNTNIRYLLQHNNHIWDEWAFERFVKSEEYAGPDMTDFGRRALVDEGFKAVYAVEKETFCTRILEDDTFAAKYGELGNVYGAQWRKWKTTQGETIDQLKDVIQQIKTTPDSRRMLVSAWNPEDVPNMALPPCHTLFQFYVADGKLSCQLYQRSADIFLGVPFNIASYALLTHLIAHEVGLEVGEFVHTLGDAHLYSNHFEQMKKQLAREPRDFPTITLNRSKTSIFDFEMEDIQIEGYDPHPGIKAPIAV; encoded by the coding sequence GTGGAATCAGAATATTTAAATTTAGGAAAAAAAGTCTTGGAAGATGGTCATGTAAAGACGGATCGGACAGGAACAGGAACTAAAAGTCTTTTTGGTTATCAAATGAGATATGATTTACAAAAAGGTTTCCCATTATTAACAACGAAAAGAGTCCCCTTTGGTCTAATTAAAAGTGAATTGCTTTGGTTTATTAAAGGCAATACGAATATTCGTTATTTATTACAACACAATAACCATATTTGGGATGAATGGGCTTTTGAACGTTTTGTCAAAAGTGAAGAGTATGCGGGACCTGATATGACTGATTTCGGCAGAAGAGCCCTAGTTGACGAAGGATTTAAGGCTGTTTATGCTGTTGAAAAAGAAACCTTTTGTACACGTATTTTAGAAGATGACACATTTGCGGCTAAATACGGTGAGCTGGGAAATGTATATGGAGCTCAATGGAGAAAATGGAAAACGACCCAAGGAGAGACTATAGATCAGCTGAAAGATGTCATTCAACAAATCAAAACAACACCAGATTCAAGGCGTATGCTTGTTTCAGCATGGAATCCAGAAGACGTTCCTAATATGGCCTTGCCTCCTTGTCATACATTATTTCAATTTTATGTTGCTGATGGAAAATTAAGCTGCCAATTGTATCAACGAAGTGCAGACATCTTTTTAGGTGTGCCGTTTAATATTGCGAGCTATGCACTATTAACACATTTAATCGCTCATGAGGTTGGTTTAGAGGTTGGAGAATTTGTTCATACATTAGGTGACGCACATCTGTATTCAAATCATTTTGAACAAATGAAAAAACAATTAGCAAGAGAGCCTAGGGATTTTCCGACAATCACATTGAATAGATCAAAGACTAGTATCTTTGATTTTGAGATGGAGGACATACAAATTGAAGGATATGATCCTCATCCAGGAATAAAAGCTCCAATAGCTGTTTAA
- the msrA gene encoding peptide-methionine (S)-S-oxide reductase MsrA, whose translation MKETAIFAGGCFWCMVSPFDEQPGIEKVVSGYTGGHTIDPTYEEVLTQKTGHTEAVEITFDPSVISYEELVDIYWNQTDPTDAMGQFQDRGDNYRPVIFVLNEKQKTIAEKSRQLLSESGKYKNPIVTVIEEVKPFYPAEEQHQEFYQKNPEKYAQEKEERLHYQQSKERN comes from the coding sequence GTGAAAGAGACGGCTATTTTTGCAGGAGGATGTTTTTGGTGTATGGTTTCGCCTTTTGATGAGCAACCTGGAATTGAAAAAGTTGTATCAGGCTACACTGGAGGTCATACCATTGATCCTACTTACGAAGAAGTATTGACCCAAAAAACTGGGCACACTGAAGCAGTTGAAATAACATTTGATCCTTCAGTTATTTCATATGAGGAATTGGTAGACATCTATTGGAATCAAACGGATCCCACAGATGCAATGGGTCAATTTCAAGATAGGGGAGACAACTACCGTCCCGTCATTTTTGTTCTGAATGAGAAACAAAAGACTATTGCGGAGAAATCCAGACAATTGTTAAGCGAGAGTGGGAAGTATAAAAATCCTATTGTAACAGTGATTGAAGAGGTTAAACCTTTTTATCCAGCTGAGGAACAACATCAAGAATTTTATCAAAAAAATCCAGAAAAATATGCTCAAGAAAAAGAAGAGCGTCTGCATTATCAGCAAAGTAAAGAAAGGAATTAG
- a CDS encoding SGNH/GDSL hydrolase family protein, producing the protein MKKGKSILKSFLFLIIGIILVVGILTVLFRTRSNDDQETTEIKKVPLHIVAIGDSLTEGVGDSTNSGGYVSIVDELLEETQIYQEVTTSNYGKSGDRSDQILKRFYEDETMQKDIQTADMVVLTIGGNDIIQTFKKDFLTIDEQKFIAPEKTYEQNLKSLLTEMKKLNPQIEVYVFGIYNPYYVYFPEITEMQMIVDKWNEKTQSIVNETDNAVFLSISNLFNQSSESEGKENQLLNDQNSDATKVANPYLYEEDLFHPNRAGYRLMGEKLFQAIINN; encoded by the coding sequence ATGAAAAAAGGAAAATCAATTCTAAAAAGCTTCCTTTTTTTAATTATTGGAATTATTTTAGTGGTGGGTATTCTGACAGTCTTATTCCGAACTCGTTCGAATGATGATCAAGAGACAACAGAAATAAAGAAAGTACCGCTTCATATTGTAGCAATTGGTGATTCATTAACTGAAGGTGTTGGAGATTCTACTAACAGTGGAGGATATGTTTCGATTGTCGATGAATTACTAGAAGAAACTCAAATTTATCAAGAAGTGACCACTAGTAATTATGGAAAAAGTGGAGATCGAAGTGACCAAATATTAAAACGATTTTACGAAGATGAAACGATGCAAAAAGACATTCAAACTGCTGATATGGTGGTTTTAACTATTGGTGGAAATGATATTATTCAAACATTTAAAAAGGATTTTTTGACTATCGATGAGCAAAAATTTATTGCTCCAGAAAAAACGTACGAACAAAACTTGAAGAGTCTTTTAACGGAAATGAAAAAATTAAATCCTCAGATTGAAGTTTATGTTTTTGGTATCTATAATCCTTATTATGTTTATTTTCCTGAAATCACTGAAATGCAAATGATAGTAGATAAATGGAATGAAAAAACGCAATCAATTGTAAATGAAACAGATAATGCTGTTTTTCTTTCAATATCTAACTTATTTAATCAATCCTCAGAATCAGAAGGAAAAGAAAATCAGTTGTTGAATGACCAAAATAGTGATGCGACAAAAGTTGCTAATCCGTATTTGTACGAAGAAGACTTATTTCATCCTAATAGAGCCGGTTATAGATTGATGGGTGAGAAATTGTTTCAGGCTATCATAAATAATTAA
- a CDS encoding ABC-F family ATP-binding cassette domain-containing protein has product MKELKVQNLTKTYGEKVLFDDISFSIMEGERIGLIGVNGSGKTNLLNVITGNDSAEKGSIQKPKDYTISYLMQEPDLNPDKSVFDAVFEGDTPILAAVRNYERALDLLTADPMDEKSQNRYSRAEQAMNDENAWIADTNAKMILNKLGVIDLEQLVGTLSGGQRKRVGLAQVLIQEPDLLVLDEPTNHLDFETITWLEGYLSSYRGALLLVTHDRYFLDRIVNRMVELFHGNATFYTGNYEQYVVERAQRQEAAVVADHKRKQMYTKELAWMRTGAKARSTKQQARIGRFKDLEDNLNQSNVDESVEMNLEGSRLGKRVFELKDASLNLGGKVILDHFNMLIQTKDRIGISGENGAGKSTFLNTLAGRFPLDSGDIVVGETVKIAYFTQVIEEMNPNKRVISYLQEVGEEVETTNGERISVTNLLEQFLFERHTHGTLIGKLSGGEKRRLYLLKLLMQKPNVLLLDEPTNDLDIATLTVLEDYIETFPGAVISVSHDRYFLDKTVEKLLIFDGNGKIRPFYGSITDYIEEEQEKKQGRSVQNSASVAKVVSEPEPIKVDEKEKLTFTEQKEWSTIEEEMLDLEKRIETLKEEMLKAGSNYGLLQEQQEQVAALEKELEEKMNRWEYLSQYAND; this is encoded by the coding sequence ATGAAAGAATTAAAAGTACAGAATTTAACAAAAACCTACGGGGAAAAAGTATTATTCGATGACATCAGTTTTTCAATAATGGAAGGTGAAAGAATCGGCCTAATCGGTGTAAATGGTTCTGGTAAGACAAACTTACTGAATGTAATTACTGGAAATGACAGTGCTGAAAAAGGAAGTATTCAAAAACCAAAAGATTACACAATCAGTTATTTGATGCAAGAACCAGATTTGAACCCAGATAAATCTGTTTTTGATGCTGTTTTTGAGGGAGACACTCCTATTTTAGCTGCTGTTAGAAACTACGAAAGAGCTTTAGATTTATTAACAGCAGATCCAATGGATGAAAAAAGTCAAAACAGATATTCAAGAGCTGAACAAGCTATGAATGATGAAAATGCTTGGATAGCGGATACAAATGCAAAAATGATTTTGAACAAACTTGGAGTCATTGATTTAGAGCAATTGGTAGGAACGTTATCTGGTGGACAAAGGAAACGTGTGGGCTTAGCGCAAGTGTTGATTCAAGAACCAGATTTACTTGTTTTAGATGAACCTACAAACCATCTGGACTTTGAAACAATTACTTGGTTAGAAGGTTATTTAAGTTCGTATCGAGGAGCTTTACTGCTCGTAACCCATGACCGTTACTTCTTGGACCGTATCGTTAATCGAATGGTTGAATTGTTCCATGGAAATGCTACTTTTTATACAGGGAATTATGAACAATATGTAGTTGAAAGAGCTCAAAGACAAGAAGCAGCTGTAGTAGCAGATCATAAAAGAAAACAAATGTATACGAAAGAATTAGCGTGGATGCGTACTGGAGCAAAAGCACGTTCAACAAAACAACAAGCTAGGATTGGTCGATTTAAAGACTTAGAAGACAATTTAAATCAATCTAATGTAGACGAATCAGTTGAAATGAATTTAGAAGGTTCTCGTTTAGGGAAAAGAGTATTCGAGTTGAAAGATGCATCGCTTAATTTAGGCGGAAAAGTAATTTTAGATCACTTCAACATGTTGATTCAAACGAAAGACCGAATTGGGATCAGTGGTGAGAATGGGGCAGGAAAATCAACTTTTTTAAATACTTTAGCTGGTAGATTCCCATTAGATTCAGGAGACATAGTTGTCGGTGAAACAGTAAAAATCGCGTACTTTACGCAAGTAATTGAAGAAATGAATCCTAATAAACGTGTAATTTCTTATTTACAAGAAGTTGGGGAAGAAGTGGAAACAACCAATGGTGAACGAATCAGTGTGACCAATCTATTGGAACAATTTTTATTTGAACGTCATACACACGGAACATTGATTGGTAAATTATCAGGTGGAGAAAAAAGACGGTTGTATCTATTGAAGTTATTGATGCAGAAACCAAATGTCTTATTGCTTGACGAACCGACAAATGATCTAGATATTGCAACGTTAACGGTCTTAGAAGACTACATCGAAACCTTCCCAGGAGCCGTTATTTCCGTTTCCCATGATCGTTATTTCTTAGATAAAACAGTAGAGAAATTGCTAATATTTGATGGTAATGGAAAAATCAGACCCTTTTATGGCAGCATTACAGATTATATAGAAGAAGAACAAGAGAAAAAACAAGGCCGATCTGTTCAAAATAGCGCTTCAGTTGCAAAAGTTGTTTCAGAACCTGAACCGATTAAGGTTGATGAAAAAGAGAAATTAACATTTACAGAACAAAAAGAGTGGAGCACGATTGAAGAAGAGATGCTTGACCTTGAAAAGAGAATAGAAACGCTTAAAGAAGAGATGTTAAAAGCAGGCAGTAATTACGGTCTATTACAAGAACAACAAGAACAAGTAGCTGCTTTAGAAAAAGAGTTGGAAGAAAAAATGAATCGTTGGGAATATTTAAGCCAATATGCGAATGATTGA
- the lepB gene encoding signal peptidase I, translating to MQLSKINFSDNQHKSENTFEPRNTRHLSPSQKRKENKGRGSEFLSTVLYGVVALIIFLLIRHFLFAPVSVDGESMEPTLEDHDRLILNKIDKIDRFDVVVFPAPSEPDKQYIKRIIGLPGDTIRYQDDVLYINEKPVEEEYLEKSIESMTPGDNLTEDFLLAAKTGEETVPEDTYFVMGDNRQNSKDSRFSEVGFIDADTVSGTTNLRIWPIEKFGSIDED from the coding sequence ATGCAATTGAGCAAAATTAACTTTTCTGATAATCAACACAAGAGTGAAAATACTTTCGAACCGAGAAACACGCGTCATCTTTCTCCAAGTCAAAAACGCAAAGAAAATAAAGGTCGTGGCAGTGAATTTCTAAGTACTGTACTGTATGGTGTTGTAGCACTAATTATTTTTTTACTCATTCGACATTTTCTTTTTGCTCCGGTAAGTGTAGACGGTGAATCAATGGAACCTACTTTAGAAGATCACGATCGTTTGATTTTAAATAAAATTGACAAAATAGATCGTTTTGATGTGGTTGTTTTCCCAGCTCCAAGTGAGCCGGATAAACAATATATCAAACGAATTATCGGTCTACCAGGAGATACGATTCGATATCAAGATGATGTATTGTATATCAATGAAAAACCGGTTGAAGAAGAGTATTTGGAAAAATCCATCGAAAGTATGACACCAGGAGATAATTTAACAGAAGACTTCTTATTAGCTGCTAAAACAGGTGAAGAAACTGTTCCCGAGGATACTTATTTTGTAATGGGGGATAATCGCCAAAATTCAAAAGACAGCCGATTTAGTGAAGTAGGGTTTATAGATGCGGACACTGTTAGTGGAACAACCAATCTTCGTATTTGGCCAATTGAAAAATTTGGTTCAATTGACGAGGATTAA
- the deoD gene encoding purine-nucleoside phosphorylase: MSVHIEAKEGQIAETVLLPGDPLRAKYIAETFLTDVEQYNRVRNMFGYTGTYKGHRVSVQGTGMGIPSMMIYAEELITGYNVKNLIRVGTAGGMQKDVKVRDVILAQGATTDSAVVKNTFNDQVQFAPIADFDLLRTAYSIAVEQGMDVKVGNILSADRFYNEELDKKKLADYGVLATEMEAAGLYTLAAKYNRRALAILTISDHLITGEETSSDERETTFNDMMIVALETALKFN, from the coding sequence ATGAGTGTACACATTGAAGCTAAAGAAGGTCAAATCGCAGAAACGGTATTGCTACCAGGAGATCCGTTAAGAGCAAAATACATCGCAGAAACCTTTTTAACAGATGTAGAACAATACAATCGAGTGAGAAACATGTTTGGTTATACAGGAACGTACAAAGGTCACCGCGTATCTGTTCAAGGAACTGGAATGGGAATTCCTTCTATGATGATTTATGCAGAAGAATTGATTACAGGATATAACGTAAAAAACTTAATACGTGTAGGAACTGCTGGTGGAATGCAAAAAGACGTTAAAGTGCGTGATGTGATTTTAGCTCAAGGTGCAACAACAGATTCTGCTGTTGTTAAAAATACATTTAATGATCAAGTTCAATTTGCTCCTATCGCTGATTTTGATTTACTAAGAACAGCTTATAGCATTGCTGTCGAACAAGGAATGGATGTAAAAGTAGGAAATATCTTGTCTGCTGACCGTTTTTACAATGAAGAACTAGACAAAAAGAAACTTGCTGATTATGGTGTATTGGCGACTGAAATGGAAGCAGCCGGTCTGTATACTCTTGCAGCTAAATACAATCGTCGCGCCTTGGCTATTTTAACCATAAGTGATCATCTAATTACTGGAGAAGAAACATCTTCAGATGAGCGTGAAACAACGTTTAATGATATGATGATCGTAGCCTTAGAAACAGCTTTAAAATTTAACTAA
- the lepB gene encoding signal peptidase I, with protein sequence MKQKSWKEFSWEWFKAFLLAGSITVLLRNFIFIPMTIEGSSMIPTFQQDDQIIVRTIYNNIERFDLVVFHDSSNRTLVKRVIGLPGEEIRYENDQLYIDDKKIAETFLDNNLVNHAGGIWTSDFTLEELTGTQVVPENEYFVLGDNRRSSNDSRYFGSIPLDSIIGETSFTYYPFNRIKFIP encoded by the coding sequence ATGAAACAAAAGTCTTGGAAGGAATTTTCATGGGAATGGTTTAAGGCTTTCTTATTAGCTGGATCAATCACTGTTTTACTGCGAAATTTTATCTTTATTCCTATGACTATTGAAGGTTCTTCTATGATACCAACTTTTCAACAAGATGATCAGATCATAGTTAGAACCATCTATAATAATATAGAGAGATTTGATCTAGTTGTATTTCATGATTCGTCAAATCGAACACTTGTAAAAAGAGTCATTGGGTTACCGGGAGAGGAAATTCGCTACGAAAATGATCAATTGTATATAGATGATAAAAAAATAGCGGAAACATTTCTTGATAACAATTTAGTGAATCATGCTGGTGGGATATGGACTTCTGATTTCACTTTAGAAGAATTAACTGGAACTCAAGTAGTTCCAGAAAATGAGTATTTTGTATTGGGAGATAATCGCAGATCAAGTAACGATAGTCGCTATTTCGGTAGCATTCCACTAGATTCGATTATTGGCGAAACGTCTTTTACTTACTATCCATTTAATCGTATAAAGTTTATTCCATAA
- a CDS encoding YozE family protein: MQRPFYHYLMTERDPHKKDAVTLFANAVYLDDSFPKQSEDYHEVSLYLELNGTYLEEMTTFDTAWEIYLDKDN, from the coding sequence ATGCAACGTCCGTTTTATCATTATTTAATGACTGAAAGAGATCCACATAAAAAAGATGCTGTCACCTTATTCGCAAACGCTGTATATTTAGATGACAGTTTTCCCAAACAATCAGAAGATTATCATGAAGTTAGTCTTTATCTAGAATTAAATGGCACATACTTAGAAGAAATGACAACTTTTGACACAGCTTGGGAAATTTATTTAGACAAAGATAACTAA
- a CDS encoding S41 family peptidase has product MENEPNKEKNKKGIQPWAYGASLIVVAALSIGGTMAIINANDDESPAESQLNSSEVSVEMSADEFGKIQEVYDALMSDYYQGVEGETLIEGAITGMTESVEDPYTQYLDVEESTSLNESISASFEGIGAEVMKQGDNVMIVSPIAGSPAEKAGLLPNDIILKADDQELTGLNLNEAVSHIRGEKGSEVVLTIKRGDATFEVTVVRDTIPVETVVYQMDEEDPTIGSIAITSFSSPTYDDLVAAIKDLREQGAESFVFDVRQNPGGLLNAGLSISNLFLENGDTILQTQEKDQEPIPIVSDDATMGDFKVTEPSVLLVDEGSASASEILAGAVSESGNVKLIGTQTFGKGTVQNVATFDDNSELKMTVAKWLTPSGKWINEEGIKPTIEVPLPDYANLLIIDSSKTYQLKDVSTEVENLEKVLEALNYPVESVDGYFDEATQEAVKQFQTEKKLPVDGIVTGETAIQLIESLRTLIDENDTQYEAAIKELQSNATAE; this is encoded by the coding sequence ATGGAGAATGAACCAAACAAAGAAAAGAATAAAAAAGGCATTCAGCCTTGGGCGTATGGCGCTTCTCTCATAGTAGTTGCTGCACTTTCAATTGGTGGAACAATGGCTATTATAAATGCAAATGATGATGAGTCACCTGCTGAAAGTCAGTTAAATTCATCAGAAGTAAGCGTAGAAATGAGTGCAGATGAATTTGGGAAAATCCAAGAGGTATACGATGCGTTGATGTCGGATTACTATCAAGGTGTTGAAGGTGAAACGCTTATTGAAGGTGCTATCACCGGTATGACAGAATCTGTTGAAGACCCTTATACACAATACCTTGATGTAGAAGAATCTACTTCTTTAAATGAAAGTATCTCGGCGTCTTTTGAAGGAATTGGTGCTGAAGTAATGAAACAAGGAGATAACGTCATGATCGTGTCTCCAATTGCAGGTTCTCCAGCTGAAAAAGCAGGATTGCTGCCGAATGATATTATTTTAAAAGCAGACGACCAAGAACTAACAGGTTTAAACTTAAATGAAGCTGTTTCGCATATTCGAGGTGAAAAAGGGTCAGAAGTGGTGCTAACCATTAAACGTGGCGATGCTACTTTCGAAGTGACCGTTGTGCGGGATACTATTCCTGTTGAAACAGTCGTTTACCAAATGGATGAAGAAGATCCAACAATTGGTTCAATTGCGATCACAAGCTTTTCTTCACCAACTTATGATGACTTAGTGGCTGCGATTAAAGATTTAAGAGAACAAGGGGCTGAATCCTTTGTCTTTGATGTTCGTCAAAATCCTGGTGGGTTATTAAATGCCGGGTTGAGTATTTCTAACTTATTTTTAGAAAATGGCGATACCATTTTACAAACACAGGAAAAAGATCAAGAACCGATTCCAATCGTTTCTGATGATGCGACAATGGGTGACTTTAAAGTGACGGAACCTTCTGTTTTATTAGTAGATGAAGGAAGTGCCAGCGCCTCTGAAATATTAGCGGGTGCGGTTAGCGAATCTGGTAATGTCAAATTGATCGGTACTCAGACATTCGGAAAAGGAACGGTTCAAAATGTAGCTACATTTGATGATAATAGTGAATTGAAAATGACCGTTGCGAAATGGTTAACGCCAAGCGGCAAGTGGATTAATGAAGAAGGAATTAAACCTACTATTGAAGTACCTTTACCGGATTACGCCAATTTATTGATTATTGATAGTTCAAAAACATATCAATTAAAAGATGTTTCCACTGAGGTTGAAAACTTAGAAAAAGTATTAGAAGCGTTAAATTATCCTGTAGAATCAGTAGATGGATACTTTGATGAAGCCACTCAAGAAGCCGTCAAACAATTCCAAACAGAAAAAAAATTACCTGTTGATGGTATTGTAACAGGCGAAACGGCTATTCAACTCATTGAATCATTAAGAACTTTAATAGATGAAAATGATACTCAATATGAAGCAGCCATTAAAGAATTGCAATCTAATGCAACTGCTGAATAA
- a CDS encoding YpmS family protein translates to MEKKRDQQKNKVNGWKWAFLGLLSVVVGIIIWAFTQMTPIIIGEPNLETIDAKDEVMFQVSTKKDDVNQLVASYLKDEKIVKGPVNYQFRLEEQAQLVGTFQLFGHDIQFQLFLEPFVMENGNLQFKATGLSIGKFNVPITFAMNQIENQLNIPDWVAIDSEQETIVFNLNEFTLDSGIHFSVDKINLAENDIRVNVYVPAD, encoded by the coding sequence ATGGAGAAAAAAAGAGATCAGCAAAAGAATAAAGTAAATGGTTGGAAATGGGCTTTTCTGGGATTGCTTTCAGTTGTAGTAGGCATAATCATCTGGGCCTTTACTCAAATGACTCCTATTATAATAGGAGAACCAAATCTTGAGACCATAGACGCCAAAGATGAAGTCATGTTTCAAGTGTCAACAAAAAAAGATGACGTTAATCAATTGGTAGCTTCTTATCTTAAAGATGAAAAAATTGTAAAAGGTCCCGTTAATTATCAATTCAGGTTGGAAGAGCAAGCACAATTAGTGGGTACTTTCCAATTGTTTGGTCATGATATCCAATTTCAGTTATTTTTAGAACCATTTGTTATGGAAAATGGAAATTTACAATTTAAGGCAACTGGTCTTTCAATTGGGAAATTTAACGTCCCGATTACCTTTGCAATGAATCAAATTGAAAATCAATTGAATATTCCGGATTGGGTAGCGATTGATAGTGAACAAGAAACGATTGTTTTTAATTTAAATGAATTCACTTTAGATAGCGGTATCCATTTTTCAGTGGATAAAATTAATTTAGCTGAAAATGATATTCGAGTGAACGTTTACGTTCCAGCTGATTAA
- the ylqF gene encoding ribosome biogenesis GTPase YlqF yields the protein MTIQWFPGHMAKARRQVTEKIKLVDIVFELVDARLPLSSRNPILDEIIGEKPRIIILNKSDLADPLETKKWVAYFNDQGIAAVPIVAQEGTGMKQLMGKAKELLQPKFDRRAAKGIKPRAIRAMSIGIPNVGKSTLINRFVKKNIAQTGNKPGVTKAQQWLKLGKELELLDTPGILWPKFEDPEIGKKLALTGAIKDTILQLDEIAMYGLEEMKIRNPEMLAKRYRLTEEELNLESPDLLMLISERKGYKDDYTRAAELIVFEIRSGKIGKYTLDIAPVSLPKRQDIKWENR from the coding sequence ATGACCATTCAATGGTTTCCAGGGCATATGGCAAAAGCAAGACGTCAAGTAACAGAAAAAATAAAGCTAGTCGATATTGTTTTTGAACTAGTAGATGCAAGACTGCCTTTATCAAGTCGCAATCCAATATTAGATGAAATCATTGGAGAAAAACCAAGAATCATCATTTTAAATAAAAGTGATTTAGCGGATCCATTAGAAACAAAAAAATGGGTAGCGTACTTTAATGATCAAGGAATTGCTGCTGTTCCAATTGTTGCTCAAGAAGGAACAGGCATGAAACAATTGATGGGAAAAGCAAAAGAACTGTTGCAACCTAAATTTGATCGAAGAGCGGCTAAGGGCATAAAACCTCGTGCAATTCGAGCAATGAGTATTGGAATTCCTAACGTTGGAAAATCAACATTGATCAATCGTTTTGTCAAGAAAAATATTGCTCAAACAGGAAATAAACCGGGTGTAACAAAAGCACAACAGTGGTTGAAGTTAGGTAAAGAATTGGAATTACTGGATACGCCTGGGATTCTTTGGCCGAAGTTTGAAGATCCTGAAATTGGAAAAAAACTGGCTTTAACTGGAGCCATTAAAGATACAATTTTACAGTTAGATGAAATTGCTATGTATGGATTAGAAGAAATGAAAATTCGAAATCCGGAAATGCTTGCTAAACGATACAGATTAACAGAAGAAGAATTAAATCTTGAATCGCCAGACCTGCTGATGTTAATCAGTGAGCGAAAAGGGTATAAAGATGATTATACTCGCGCAGCTGAATTGATTGTTTTTGAAATTAGAAGCGGTAAAATCGGGAAGTATACATTAGATATAGCGCCGGTTTCTTTACCAAAAAGGCAGGATATAAAATGGGAAAACCGCTGA
- a CDS encoding dihydrofolate reductase: protein MIAFLWAQDKNGVIGYKGTLPWYLPNDLKFFKQMTINNAVVMGRKTFEGMNKRPLPDRINIILTTDPNYQADGVKIMHSREEVLDFAKDYSGDTLITGGANVFSFFMDDVDVLHRTIIEGEFEGDTFIPEIDWTKWKLEKTEEGILDDRNKYPHIFETFARKK, encoded by the coding sequence ATGATTGCTTTTTTATGGGCTCAAGATAAAAATGGTGTAATAGGGTACAAAGGTACTTTGCCTTGGTATTTACCAAACGATTTAAAATTTTTCAAACAAATGACTATAAATAACGCTGTGGTGATGGGCAGAAAAACATTTGAAGGGATGAACAAACGTCCTTTACCAGATCGTATCAATATTATTTTAACTACTGATCCTAATTACCAGGCAGATGGGGTCAAAATCATGCACAGCCGAGAAGAAGTGCTGGATTTTGCAAAAGACTACTCTGGAGATACCTTGATTACTGGAGGAGCGAATGTATTTAGTTTCTTTATGGATGACGTTGATGTGTTGCACCGCACAATAATTGAAGGCGAGTTTGAAGGAGATACTTTTATTCCAGAAATAGATTGGACAAAATGGAAACTTGAAAAAACAGAAGAGGGTATCTTGGATGACCGCAATAAATATCCTCATATTTTTGAAACATTTGCACGAAAGAAGTAA